The Oharaeibacter diazotrophicus genome includes a window with the following:
- a CDS encoding transporter substrate-binding domain-containing protein has protein sequence MKRHLIAAATAIAAVALGATAVLAEPATVTIATEGAYEPWNFMGPDGTIKGFEVDLANDLCARMKVECKIVAQDWDGLIPALTAKKFDAIMASMIVTEKRLKVIAFSEPYAPTSAGILAEKAGPLGDLPGTGTTVDLGGDPAAVEAALAPLQTALAGKLVGAQVSTANAGFVDTYLAGVAEKREYKTVEQHDLDILAGRLDAIVEQTTAIGNTLSKPDFAGYAQVGPTFVGGVFGKGIAVGLRRDDTELKAKFDAAIAAAKADGTIERLAEQWLKVSFQ, from the coding sequence ATGAAAAGGCATCTCATCGCCGCCGCGACCGCGATCGCCGCCGTCGCTCTCGGCGCCACCGCCGTGCTCGCGGAGCCGGCGACCGTCACCATCGCCACCGAGGGCGCCTACGAGCCCTGGAACTTCATGGGCCCGGACGGCACCATCAAGGGCTTCGAGGTCGACCTCGCCAACGACCTCTGCGCGCGCATGAAAGTCGAGTGCAAGATCGTGGCGCAGGACTGGGACGGCCTGATCCCGGCGCTCACCGCCAAGAAGTTCGACGCGATCATGGCCTCCATGATCGTCACCGAGAAGCGGCTGAAGGTGATCGCCTTCAGCGAGCCCTACGCCCCGACCTCCGCCGGCATCCTCGCCGAGAAGGCCGGCCCGCTCGGCGACCTCCCGGGCACCGGCACCACCGTCGACCTCGGCGGCGATCCGGCCGCGGTCGAGGCGGCGCTGGCGCCGCTGCAGACGGCGCTCGCCGGCAAGCTGGTCGGCGCCCAGGTCTCGACCGCCAACGCCGGCTTCGTCGACACCTATCTCGCCGGCGTCGCCGAGAAGCGCGAGTACAAGACGGTCGAGCAGCACGACCTCGACATCCTCGCCGGCCGGCTCGACGCCATCGTCGAGCAGACCACAGCGATCGGCAACACGCTGTCGAAGCCCGACTTCGCCGGCTACGCCCAGGTCGGCCCCACCTTCGTCGGCGGCGTGTTCGGCAAGGGCATCGCGGTCGGCCTGCGCCGGGACGACACCGAACTGAAGGCGAAGTTCGACGCGGCCATCGCCGCCGCCAAGGCCGACGGGACCATCGAGCGCCTCGCCGAGCAGTGGCTGAAGGTCTCGTTCCAATGA
- a CDS encoding ferredoxin family protein: MTAPVKGPRVEEKLYQNRYQVDAGKPHITVAPHDTPSPNLLAMTRICPAGCYAQNEAGQVEIVADGCMECGTCRVLCEETGEITWNYPRGGYGVLFKFG, from the coding sequence ATGACCGCTCCCGTCAAGGGCCCCCGCGTCGAGGAGAAGCTCTATCAGAACCGCTACCAGGTCGACGCCGGCAAGCCGCACATCACCGTCGCCCCGCACGACACGCCGTCGCCGAACCTCCTCGCCATGACGCGGATCTGCCCGGCCGGCTGCTACGCGCAGAACGAGGCCGGGCAGGTCGAGATCGTCGCCGACGGCTGCATGGAGTGCGGCACGTGCCGCGTGCTGTGCGAGGAGACCGGAGAGATCACCTGGAACTACCCGCGCGGCGGCTACGGCGTGCTGTTCAAGTTCGGCTGA
- a CDS encoding ABC transporter ATP-binding protein: MADIPAARPAIAAKNLRKSFGGLEVLKGVSIEARDGDVVSILGSSGSGKSTMLRCLNMLEVPDSGEVAVDGEVIGLVRGRHGVRPADRAQVDRIRGRVAMVFQGFNLWSHMTILENVIEAPVHVQKRPRAECVAEAEALLARVGIADKRHAYPAHLSGGQQQRAAIARALAQRPRVILFDEPTSALDPELVGEVLKVMRSLAEEGRTMLVVTHEMGFARDVSNRVMFLAKGVVEEEGTPDEVFGAPRSAVLRRFLSAG; this comes from the coding sequence ATGGCTGACATCCCCGCCGCGCGGCCCGCAATCGCGGCGAAGAACCTGCGCAAGTCCTTCGGTGGCCTCGAGGTGCTGAAGGGCGTCTCGATCGAGGCGCGCGACGGCGACGTCGTCTCGATCCTCGGCTCCTCCGGGTCGGGCAAGTCGACCATGCTGCGCTGTCTCAACATGCTGGAAGTGCCGGACTCCGGCGAGGTCGCGGTCGACGGCGAGGTGATCGGGCTCGTCCGCGGCCGCCACGGCGTCCGGCCGGCCGACCGGGCGCAGGTCGACCGCATCCGCGGCCGCGTCGCCATGGTGTTCCAAGGCTTCAATCTCTGGTCCCACATGACGATCCTCGAGAACGTGATCGAGGCGCCGGTCCACGTCCAGAAGCGGCCGCGCGCCGAATGCGTCGCCGAGGCGGAGGCGCTGCTCGCCCGCGTCGGCATCGCCGACAAGCGCCACGCCTACCCGGCCCACCTCTCCGGCGGCCAGCAGCAGCGCGCGGCGATCGCCCGCGCCCTCGCCCAGCGCCCGCGGGTGATCCTGTTCGACGAGCCGACCTCGGCACTCGACCCGGAGCTCGTCGGCGAGGTGCTGAAGGTGATGCGCTCGCTCGCCGAGGAGGGCCGGACCATGCTGGTGGTGACCCACGAGATGGGCTTCGCCCGCGACGTCTCCAACCGGGTGATGTTCCTCGCCAAGGGCGTCGTCGAGGAGGAGGGTACGCCGGACGAGGTGTTCGGCGCGCCGCGATCGGCGGTCCTGCGCCGGTTCCTGTCGGCCGGCTGA
- a CDS encoding FAD-dependent oxidoreductase gives MADEKFDVIVIGAGMSGNAAAYVAAEKGLKVLQLERGEYPGSKNVQGAILYADMLEKIVPDFREDAPLERHLVEQRFWMMSETSHTGMHYRSDTFNEDKPNRYTIIRSQFDRWFSGKVREKGAIVLTETTATELVTGRDGAVIGVRTDRSGGPIYADVVVLAEGVNGLLGSRAGLRERPKAAQVALAVKEMHFMPRETIEARFNLDGDAGVVIEAAGTISKGMAGMGFVYTNKESLSVGIGCLVSDFAETGETPYGLLDAFRRHPSLRPLLADAEIKEYAAHLIPEGGYRAVPQLFGDGWVVVGDAGQFNNAIHREGSNLAMTTGRLAAEAIFQVKTRRQPFTAENLALYKRMVDDSFVMKDLKKYKDMPRLLHTQSSNLFLTYPQLVSKAMEDFVRVDGTPKLEKEKATVRNFVRTRSWTGLFGDAVRLARAWR, from the coding sequence ATGGCCGACGAAAAATTCGACGTGATCGTCATCGGCGCCGGCATGTCCGGCAACGCGGCCGCCTACGTGGCCGCGGAGAAGGGGCTTAAGGTGCTGCAGCTCGAGCGCGGGGAGTATCCCGGCTCCAAGAACGTGCAGGGCGCCATCCTCTACGCCGACATGCTGGAGAAGATCGTCCCCGACTTCCGCGAGGACGCCCCGCTGGAGCGCCACCTCGTCGAGCAGCGCTTCTGGATGATGTCGGAGACGTCCCACACCGGGATGCACTACCGCTCCGACACCTTCAACGAGGACAAGCCGAACCGCTACACCATCATCCGCTCGCAGTTCGACCGCTGGTTCTCCGGCAAGGTGCGCGAGAAGGGCGCAATCGTCCTGACCGAGACGACCGCGACCGAACTCGTCACCGGGCGCGACGGCGCGGTGATCGGCGTGCGCACCGACCGCTCGGGCGGCCCGATCTATGCCGACGTGGTGGTGCTCGCCGAGGGCGTCAACGGCCTGCTTGGCAGCCGCGCCGGCCTGCGCGAACGGCCGAAGGCCGCGCAGGTCGCCCTCGCGGTCAAGGAGATGCACTTCATGCCGCGCGAGACGATCGAGGCGCGCTTCAACCTCGACGGCGACGCCGGCGTGGTGATCGAGGCCGCCGGCACGATCTCCAAGGGCATGGCCGGCATGGGCTTCGTCTACACCAACAAGGAGAGCCTCTCGGTCGGCATCGGCTGCCTCGTCTCCGACTTCGCCGAGACCGGCGAGACGCCCTACGGCCTGCTCGACGCCTTCCGCCGCCACCCCTCGCTGCGGCCGCTGCTCGCCGACGCCGAGATCAAGGAATACGCCGCCCACCTGATCCCCGAGGGCGGCTACCGCGCCGTGCCGCAGCTGTTCGGCGACGGCTGGGTGGTGGTCGGCGACGCCGGCCAGTTCAACAACGCCATCCACCGCGAGGGCTCCAACCTCGCGATGACCACGGGCCGGCTCGCCGCCGAGGCGATCTTCCAGGTCAAGACCCGGCGCCAGCCTTTCACCGCGGAGAACCTCGCGCTCTACAAGCGGATGGTCGACGACAGCTTCGTGATGAAGGACCTGAAGAAATACAAGGACATGCCGCGGCTCCTCCACACGCAGTCCTCGAACCTCTTCCTGACCTATCCACAGCTCGTCTCGAAGGCGATGGAGGACTTCGTGCGTGTCGACGGCACGCCCAAGCTCGAGAAGGAGAAGGCGACGGTGCGCAACTTCGTCCGCACCCGCTCGTGGACGGGCCTGTTCGGCGACGCCGTCCGCCTCGCCCGCGCCTGGCGCTGA
- a CDS encoding gamma-glutamyltransferase family protein translates to MRNFELPGRSVALGRTGMAATSHAAATLTAVEVLKAGGNAVDAAVAACAVQCVVEAGSTGIGGDCFALIAPGGGDRVVAYNGSGRAPAAMTPERLAGLGVTAIERRSPHAVTIPGAVDAWTRLVADHGRMTMAELLAPAVAMARTGYPVTPRVAFDIADERDHLAADPTAAATFLVDGAAPAVGSIQRQPALADTLERIGREGRDAFYRGEIAAEMVATLAERGGLHTLEDFETAVGEYVTPVATGFRGHTVHECPPNGQGVIALLIMKILERQPATGGPVDPATIATEIRATRFAYAVRDRLLADGADPHGLAAALLDETLVADLADRVARGESGLGAAPPVGAPHRDTVYVAVVDKDRTAVSFINSIFYHYGSGIMTPRSGIMLHNRGCSFTLEPGHPNTVAPRKRPLHTIIPGMVTRNGRAVMPFGVMGGHYQAMGQAVFLSRLFGHGCSVQEALDLPRVFPLPGSAEVEAEGLVRDRAGPMLAAMGFDLVASDGPIGGGQAIWIDPDTGTLIGGSDHRKDGFALGY, encoded by the coding sequence ATCAGGAATTTCGAGCTGCCCGGCCGTTCGGTGGCCCTCGGGCGCACCGGCATGGCGGCGACCTCCCACGCCGCCGCCACGCTGACCGCGGTCGAGGTGCTGAAGGCCGGCGGCAACGCCGTCGACGCCGCCGTCGCGGCCTGCGCCGTCCAGTGCGTGGTCGAGGCGGGATCGACCGGCATCGGCGGCGACTGCTTCGCCCTGATCGCCCCCGGCGGCGGCGACCGCGTCGTCGCCTACAACGGCTCCGGCCGCGCCCCGGCCGCGATGACGCCCGAGCGCCTCGCCGGCCTCGGCGTGACCGCGATCGAGCGCCGCTCGCCGCACGCGGTCACGATCCCCGGCGCCGTCGACGCCTGGACCCGGCTCGTCGCCGACCACGGCCGGATGACGATGGCCGAACTGCTCGCCCCCGCCGTCGCCATGGCGCGCACGGGCTATCCGGTGACGCCGCGCGTCGCCTTCGACATCGCCGACGAGCGCGACCACCTCGCTGCCGACCCCACCGCCGCCGCGACGTTCCTGGTCGACGGCGCCGCGCCGGCGGTCGGCTCCATCCAGCGCCAGCCGGCGCTCGCCGACACGCTGGAGCGGATCGGCCGCGAAGGCCGCGACGCCTTCTACCGCGGCGAGATCGCCGCCGAGATGGTGGCGACCCTCGCCGAACGCGGCGGCCTCCACACCCTCGAGGACTTCGAGACCGCCGTGGGCGAGTATGTCACGCCGGTCGCGACCGGCTTCCGGGGCCACACCGTCCACGAGTGCCCGCCGAACGGCCAGGGCGTGATCGCGCTCTTGATCATGAAGATCCTGGAGCGCCAACCCGCCACCGGCGGCCCGGTCGATCCGGCGACGATCGCCACCGAGATCCGCGCCACCCGCTTCGCCTACGCGGTGCGCGACCGCCTGCTCGCCGACGGCGCCGACCCGCACGGGCTCGCCGCGGCGCTGCTCGACGAGACCTTGGTCGCCGACCTCGCGGACCGGGTCGCGCGCGGCGAGAGCGGCCTCGGCGCAGCGCCGCCCGTCGGCGCGCCGCATCGCGACACGGTCTACGTCGCCGTCGTCGACAAGGACCGCACCGCGGTCAGCTTCATCAACTCGATCTTCTACCACTACGGCTCCGGCATCATGACGCCGCGCTCCGGCATCATGCTGCACAACCGCGGCTGCAGCTTCACCCTCGAGCCGGGCCACCCCAACACGGTGGCGCCGCGCAAGCGGCCGCTGCACACGATCATCCCGGGCATGGTCACGCGCAACGGCCGCGCGGTGATGCCCTTCGGCGTCATGGGCGGCCATTATCAGGCGATGGGGCAGGCGGTGTTCCTGTCGCGCCTGTTCGGCCACGGCTGCAGCGTCCAGGAGGCGCTCGACCTGCCGCGCGTGTTCCCGCTGCCGGGCTCGGCCGAGGTCGAGGCCGAGGGCCTCGTCCGCGACCGCGCCGGCCCGATGCTCGCCGCCATGGGCTTCGATCTCGTCGCCTCGGACGGTCCGATCGGTGGCGGCCAGGCGATCTGGATCGACCCGGACACCGGCACGCTGATCGGCGGTTCCGACCACCGCAAGGACGGCTTCGCGCTCGGCTACTGA
- a CDS encoding cysteine hydrolase family protein: MGAALIVIDLQNDYFPAGRYPLAGIEAAAANAATLIAAARAAGVPVLHVRHEEPGADAPFFARGTEGAETHPSVAPAPGEPVIVKEAVNAFLGTDLADRLSAAGVDGLIVTGAMSHMCVDAATRAALDLGLAVTVVHDATATRELAFGDVVVPAAAVQATLMAALEGAGAAMATTEAVAAGWRS, translated from the coding sequence ATGGGCGCCGCACTGATCGTCATCGATCTCCAGAACGACTACTTCCCCGCCGGCCGCTACCCGCTCGCCGGCATCGAGGCCGCCGCGGCCAACGCCGCCACGTTGATCGCGGCCGCCCGCGCCGCCGGCGTGCCGGTCCTGCACGTGCGCCACGAGGAGCCCGGCGCCGACGCGCCGTTCTTCGCGCGCGGCACCGAGGGGGCCGAAACCCATCCGTCGGTGGCGCCGGCGCCGGGCGAGCCGGTGATCGTCAAGGAGGCCGTCAACGCCTTCCTCGGCACCGACCTCGCGGACCGTCTCTCCGCAGCGGGCGTCGACGGCCTGATCGTCACCGGCGCCATGAGCCACATGTGCGTCGACGCCGCCACCCGCGCCGCGCTCGACCTCGGCCTCGCCGTCACCGTGGTGCACGACGCCACGGCGACGCGCGAGCTCGCCTTCGGCGACGTCGTCGTTCCCGCCGCCGCGGTCCAGGCGACGCTGATGGCCGCGCTCGAGGGCGCCGGCGCCGCCATGGCGACCACCGAGGCGGTCGCCGCCGGCTGGCGGTCATGA
- a CDS encoding GntR family transcriptional regulator, translating to MTADTVTVTSSVRRRTYEQLKALILSHAVRPAEKLSEIALAKRLGVSRTPLREALMKLEEEGLVTSERNVGYTVADLDIETVCHLLEVRKALDVLAAELACDRASDDDLAAIRDVVRQIGELRKDDTSAENMARRLELGLEIHRVVVKATGNEALLRATDQIYQQLRLALWMEVLWVELGDSDYEEHRAIAEAIGARDREAAARAAAFHVQSSLENLVRLNEVTKLRRLPRGV from the coding sequence GTGACCGCCGACACCGTGACCGTCACCTCCTCCGTCCGTCGCCGGACCTACGAACAGCTGAAGGCGCTGATCCTGTCGCACGCGGTGCGGCCGGCGGAGAAGCTGTCCGAGATCGCGCTTGCCAAGCGGCTCGGCGTCAGCCGGACGCCGCTGCGCGAGGCGCTGATGAAGCTCGAGGAGGAGGGTCTCGTCACAAGCGAGCGCAACGTCGGCTACACGGTGGCCGACCTCGACATCGAGACGGTCTGCCACCTGCTCGAAGTGCGCAAGGCGCTCGACGTGCTGGCCGCCGAACTCGCCTGCGACCGGGCGAGCGACGACGACCTCGCCGCGATCCGCGACGTCGTCCGCCAGATCGGCGAGCTGCGCAAGGACGACACCTCGGCCGAGAACATGGCGCGGCGCCTCGAACTCGGGCTGGAGATCCACCGGGTCGTCGTCAAGGCGACCGGCAACGAGGCGCTCCTACGCGCCACCGACCAGATCTACCAGCAGCTGCGCCTCGCGCTCTGGATGGAGGTGCTCTGGGTCGAACTCGGCGACAGCGACTACGAGGAGCACCGGGCCATCGCCGAGGCGATCGGCGCGCGCGACCGCGAGGCCGCCGCCCGGGCCGCGGCCTTCCACGTGCAGAGCTCGCTCGAGAACCTCGTCCGTCTGAACGAGGTCACCAAGCTCCGACGCCTGCCGCGCGGCGTCTGA
- a CDS encoding ABC transporter permease has protein sequence MDWTFLAEVATALAPGIPLTLELAAIAVVSGFLLAAPLAFAAVHGGSVGRGIAAAYVFVFRGSPLLVQIFLIYYGLGQFRPFWQQVGLWGVMREPWWCAILALTLNTAAYGSEVLRGALLSVPHGQIEAARACGMSGPLLLRRIVAPIALRAALPGYGNEIVLMVKGTALASVITLMEVTGIAGKLIAETFRAVEVFVVAGAIYLAINVVLTRAIAALETRLMRHHLPFEPPEPAGDITHG, from the coding sequence ATCGACTGGACCTTCCTCGCCGAGGTCGCGACGGCACTCGCGCCGGGCATCCCGCTGACGCTCGAACTCGCGGCGATCGCCGTCGTCTCCGGCTTCCTCCTCGCCGCGCCGCTCGCCTTCGCGGCCGTCCACGGCGGATCGGTCGGACGCGGGATCGCCGCCGCCTACGTGTTCGTGTTCCGCGGCTCGCCGCTCCTGGTGCAGATCTTCCTGATCTACTACGGCCTCGGCCAGTTCCGGCCGTTCTGGCAACAGGTCGGCCTGTGGGGCGTGATGCGCGAGCCGTGGTGGTGCGCGATCCTGGCGCTGACGCTGAACACCGCCGCCTACGGCAGCGAGGTGCTGCGCGGCGCCCTCCTCTCGGTGCCGCACGGCCAGATCGAGGCGGCGCGGGCTTGCGGCATGTCCGGACCGCTTCTACTCCGGCGCATCGTCGCGCCGATCGCGTTGCGCGCCGCCCTGCCCGGCTACGGCAACGAGATCGTGCTGATGGTCAAGGGCACCGCCCTCGCCTCGGTGATCACGCTGATGGAGGTGACCGGCATCGCCGGCAAGCTGATCGCCGAGACCTTCCGCGCCGTCGAGGTGTTCGTCGTCGCCGGCGCGATCTACCTCGCGATCAACGTCGTGCTGACCCGCGCGATCGCGGCGCTCGAGACGCGGCTGATGCGCCACCACCTGCCCTTCGAGCCGCCCGAGCCGGCGGGAGACATCACCCATGGCTGA
- a CDS encoding ABC transporter permease: MTEAVADYLTLVGFGPTGWGAALLAATATTLAVAATGFVLGIAIGVAVAAAKCSGSTPLRLAGDAYTTVLRGVPDLLVIYLFYFGGSAALGAIGGLFGAEGFVGMPAFATGAAAIGVVSGAYQAEVLRGAWYAVSRGEIEAARSVGMRGATLLRRIVAPLVLRHALPGLGNTWQLVLKESALVSVTGLVELLRQAQVGAGSTRRPFEFYVTALAIYLAITWVSSRLTGRLERRAMRGVRRAAP; encoded by the coding sequence ATGACCGAGGCCGTCGCCGACTATCTCACCCTCGTCGGCTTCGGCCCGACCGGCTGGGGTGCGGCGCTCCTCGCCGCCACGGCCACGACGCTCGCGGTGGCGGCCACCGGCTTCGTTCTCGGCATCGCGATCGGCGTCGCCGTCGCGGCGGCGAAATGCTCGGGCTCGACGCCGCTGCGCCTCGCCGGCGACGCCTACACCACCGTGCTGCGCGGCGTGCCGGACCTCCTGGTGATCTACCTGTTCTACTTCGGCGGCAGCGCCGCGCTCGGCGCGATCGGCGGCCTGTTCGGCGCCGAGGGTTTCGTCGGCATGCCGGCCTTCGCAACCGGCGCCGCCGCGATCGGCGTCGTCTCGGGCGCCTATCAGGCCGAGGTGCTGCGCGGGGCGTGGTACGCGGTCTCGCGCGGCGAGATCGAGGCGGCGCGCTCGGTGGGGATGCGCGGGGCGACGCTGCTGCGCCGGATCGTGGCGCCGCTGGTGCTGCGCCACGCCCTGCCCGGGCTCGGCAACACCTGGCAGCTCGTGCTGAAGGAATCCGCGCTGGTCTCGGTCACCGGCCTCGTCGAACTCCTGCGGCAGGCGCAGGTCGGCGCCGGCTCGACGCGGCGGCCGTTCGAGTTCTACGTGACGGCGCTGGCGATCTACCTCGCGATCACCTGGGTGTCCTCCCGCCTCACCGGCCGCCTGGAGCGGCGGGCGATGCGCGGGGTTCGGAGGGCGGCGCCGTGA